One Archangium violaceum genomic window, CTACCTGGAACGGCCGGTGGACGCCACACGGGTGCCGCCGGACCTGCGCGGCATGCGCACCCTCTTCAACACGATGCACCACCTCCGGCCCGAGCAGGTGAGGCGGATGCTCGCGGATGCCCAGGAGCGCAACGTCCCCTTCGCGGCCTTCGAGGTGATGCGCCGCACGCCCGCGGGCCTCCTCGTCATGCTGCCGGTGCCGCTGATGGTGTGGCTCTTCACTCCCTTCATCCGCCCGCTGACGCCGCTGCGCCTGCTGCTCACCTACCTGGTACCTGTGGCGCCGCTCGCCAGTCTCTGGGATGGGCTGGTGTCCGCGCTCCGGGCACACCGTCCCGAGGAGCTGCGCGCCATGACGGCCTCCCTGGCGCGCGAGGGCTACACCTGGGAGGTGGGCGAGGTGCGCAAGCCCGGCAGGCCCACCGTCACCTACGTGCTCGGGCTGCCGGACCGCCCCACCCGCTGAGGCCCTCCACGGGCCTCACGCGTTCGCGACGAGCCGCTTGAGCTGCCGCCAGTCCACCAGTTGCACGGACTCCTCGGCCAGGGAGAACTCGAGCGAGCGGCGCAGGCCCATGATGTCGCCCCCCATCTGGAAGGGCACCTCGCGATCGAAGTCCATGCGCAGGCGCTCCACGAGGAAGTCGTGCATCCTGGGCAGCGGGTGCGCCCCGCGCCACAGCTTGAACATGTTGCGCGTGGCCTCCAGCACGCCGGCGCCGTAGACGCGCACGGACAGCCGGTGCGGCACCGCCTGGGCGAAGGGGAAGGCCTTGAAGCCGAAGCCCCACTCGGGCGTGGTGGCCGCTCCAGCGACTCCGACAGGGCCGTCGTAGAGGAGCGCGCCGGTCTCTCCACCGGGGAGGGGCACCACGGTGCCGCGCCCGTCCACGGTGAGCGCCGGAGCGCCCAGGTTGTACACCTTCACCCTCGGGGCGCCCCTGCCGAACGTGTGCCGAGGGATGGTGCGGGTGAAGAGGGCACCCATGTACCCGCGCAGGCCTCCGTTCGCCTCGCGCAGGGGCCCGGCCGGAAACCTCGAGATATGGTCCTTGAAGTCCTGCAGCGTCTCCGCGTCCCAGCCGGTGCCCGCGAAGGGCGCCACCTTGTTCTCCACCCGCACGAGCGAGAAGAGGCGCAGGGGGGGCAGGCGCTCGCCACAGGCCGCGAGTTGGCGCAGGGCATCCACGGGCTTCGGCGCTCCGGTGACGCGCGCCCAGGCATTGCCCGTGCCCAGGGGCAGCACGCCGATTGCGGGAAGAGCCAGCCCCTGGGCGCGCAGCTCATTGAGCAGCCCGGTGATGGTGCCGTCTCCCCCGCCGGCCAGCAGCAGCGTGGGTGGGTTGGGACGGAGCTGTTCGGAAATCCAGGTCCGGGCCTCATCCAGCGAGCGGGTGAGGGCGAGGCGGGCACGGGGGAAGATGCGCTGCACCATTCCGCCGACTCGTTCGGAACCACGGCGTGCGCGCAAGTTGACCATCACGGCGATATTCATGGCGGTGCCACTCTCCCCAAGCCATGTCACGGCTTCGTCATGGCGGGTGTGACCGGTTGTCACGTTCCGGTAGCGGACACATGGGCCCTCGACCGCCGGGTGTCCCCTCCCGGTCCGCGGGTCCTTCGTTGCCCAAGATGGCGACGAAGCACGGCGGCGCACGCAGGGCATGGCTCGCCCCCACGCCGGGCAGGCGGGGTGGCTCGGCCCGGATGGGGCGTCCATGATCGAGACGGCGGAGCCTCGCGCCCGAGGTGGGGACTCCCTGATGGGTAGGGAGTCCGGCACCCGCCCAATGCCGCGAAATGTCAGCGATTTGGGACGTGGAGGGTGGGTTGTGGGAGCGGTGCTCGGGCTGGTATTTGCGAGGCCGTACGCCCGGCTGCCGACGGAACGGGCCCTGCAATTCCGCTCCACATCATGACCTTCCTCAAGAACTCATCTTCGCTGGTGGTGGTGCTCGCTCTCGCTCTGGGTCACATGGCGGAGGCGGCTCCGCGCCGCATGGTGGTCGCCAGTGGCGACTGCAAGGACGCGGAGCTCAGCAGTCAGACCAAGGCCCTCTACGACACGCTGGTGGCCCGCCCGGGGGAGAAAGTCCTCACGGTGACGGACTTCGCCGAGCGTCTGTTCCCGCAGCCCTCCGGGAGCTTCGAGGACATCAAGCGGCAGCTCGAGGCCGCCCAGGGCCAGTTCTACGAGGCGCGCTACACCCGGGTCGCCCCGGCCCTCGACGAGGTGCTGAGGCAGGTGGCCCGCCTCCCGGTGGGCGGGGCGCGTTGGAAGCTGTACGTCGACGCGCTGCTGCTCCAGGCCGTCAACTACCGCGCCATGGGCCGGGTGAAGGAGAGCGACGAGGCCTTCCGCGGCGTGCTGCGGCTGGACGCGCAGTACGAGCTCGACCCGGACTACTACACGCCCTCCACGCGCCAGGCCTTCGACAAGCTGCGCCGCGAGATGGCCCGGGTGAAGAAGGTGAGGCTCTCGGTGAAGTCCACCCTGCCCGCCTCCGAGGTGTTCCTCGATGGCCGGAGCATGGGGCAGACCCCGCTGACGATGGAGGTGCACGCCGGCACCTACGAGCTCACCGTGAAGAAGGGAGAGGCCGTCAGCTTCCCACGTCAGCTCCTGGTGCAGGGCGAGGAGATGCCGATGCTCGTGGACCTGGCCTACGAGGGCTCCATCTCGGCCAATCCCTTCCCGTGCCTCGCCTCCAGCAGTGAGGAGGGGGAGCAGGTGCTCTCCCGCGCCATCCGTCTGGGGGGCACCATCCCGGGCGTGGAAGAGGTCATCGTCGTGAAGCTGGAGGGGGCGAACGGCGGACCGAAGTGGCTCGCCGCCACCGTTCTCAACGTGGAGGGGGGCCAGAAGCTGCGCGAGGGCGGTTTCAAGACGCGGGGGCTCGACGCCCCGGCCGAGTCGCTCAACGCGCTGGTCGACTTCGTCACCACCGGGAAGGCCCAGCCGAGCCTCGTGGTCGCCCAGGCCAACATCCAGCCTCCCTGGGAGGCGCCTTCCGCCGAGCAGGCCGCGCTCACCGAGGTGACGGAGAAGTCCGGCTCCGTGCGTCCCCTGCGCGTGGTCTCGTACGTGACGCTGGGCGCGGGCGTGGCGGCCCTGGCGGGCACGGGCATCCTGCGGCTCGCCATCCAGCAGGACATGCAGGCGCTCGAGAAGGGCAACCACCTCAACGCCAACGGCAATGTCAGCGCCGGTGATCGCGCCGGCCGGGAGATCGTCAACCGCATGGCGGGGAAGGTCCGCATCCACAACGGGCTGCTCATCGGCTCGGGCGCGGCGCTCGCCACCGGGCTCGTGCTCTTCCTGCTCTCCCCCTCGGAGGCCCCTCCCCCCGTGGCGGTGGGCGTCGTGGCGGGCCCGGACGGGGCGGGCGCCTCGCTCTCCGGGACGTTCTGACGCCGGCTCGGGTACGTTCCCGCGCATGAACGTACTCCTGGCCCTGCTCCTGGCCGCGAGCGCCACCAGCGCTCCGGCCCCCCGCACCTTCCGCGTCGACTACTTCCACACCGGCAACGCCACCGAGGAGCGCTTCAGCCTCGATCGGCTCGTGGTGGAACCGCTGCCCTGGCCGGGCAGCCCCTCGCGCGCCATCGACGAGACCAACCTCGGCAAGTACCTCTTCGAGGTGCGTGACCGCGACACGAACCGCCTGCTGTACTCGCGCGGCTTCGCCTCCATCTACGGCGAGTGGGAGACGACGCCCGAGGCGCGCGAGGTGAACCGCACCTTCCACGAGTCCCTGCGCTTCCCCACCCCGGAGAAGCCCGTGCAGGTGATTCTCAAGAAGCGCGCGAAGGACAACTCCTTCCGCGAGGTGTGGAGCCTCACGGTGGACCCCAAGGACATGTTCGTCGACCCGTCCGAGCCCGCCTCGCCCGGCGCGCTGGTGAAGCTGTTGGACAACGGTCCGCCGGCGGACAAGGTGGACTTCCTCATCCTCGGGGACGGCTACACCGAGAAGGAGCGCGCCCGCTTCGAGAAGGACGCGCGGCGGCTGGTGGACATCCTCTTCACCTTCTCGCCCTTCAAGGAGCGCAAGCAGGACTTCAACGTCTGGGGGCTGATGCCGGCCGCCCGGCAGTCGGGCATCTCCCGCCCGTCCACCGGCATCCACCGCGACTCGCCCGTGGGCGCCACCTACGACGCCTTCGGCAGCGAGCGCTACGTCCTCACCTTCGAGAACCGCCGCTTCCGCGACATCGCCGCGTTCGCGCCCTACGAGTTCGTCGAGATCCTCGTCAACGGCAACACCTATGGCGGCGGTGGCATCTTCGGCCTCTACAGCACCGTGGCCGCCGACAACCTGTGGTCCCCCTACGTCTTCGTCCACGAGTTCGGCCATCACTTCGCGGGGCTCGCGGATGAGTACTACACCTCCGAGTCGGCCTACGCCCCGGCCGAGGAGCGCGTGGAGCCGTGGGAGAAGAACGTCACCGCGCTCAAGGACCCGTCGACGCTCAAGTGGAAGGACCTGGTGGCCGCCAGCACGCCGCTGCCCACGCCGTGGAAGAAGGAGGAGTACGAGGCCCACGCGCGTGAGGTGCAGAAGGAGCGCCGCCGCATCCGTGCCGAGCGCCGTCCCGAGTCGGAGATGGACGCGCTCTTCACCGCCCAGCGCGACTGGGAGGAGCGGTTCCTCGGCAAGCAGCAGTACTCCGGCAAGGTGGGCGCCTTCGAGGGCGCCATGTACGAGGCCCGTGGCTACTACCGGCCCCAGCTCGACTGCGTGATGTTCACCCGGGACCGGGTGCCCTTCTGCGCCGTGTGCCAGCGCGCCATCTCCGAGGTCATCGACCTGTACGCGGGCAAGGGAGCGAAGGCGACGAAGAAGGCGACGAAGAAGGCACCTTGAGCCTCGTCCTCGCGGCCCGGGAGTGGGGTTCCGGGCCGCCAGGCCGTTGCTCACCTGCCTGCTGCGGGCCGGATTGTACGTCTCCAACCTGACACGGAAAGGAGGCGGACACACCCATGGCCATGATGCACAATCAGGAGACGGAGTCCTGGTCTGGTGAGGGAGTAGGAACGAGCGCGGAGTCCTTCCTCGCGCGAATCAACCGTGAGGTCCCCGAATACTCTCCGACCGAGGCGGCGGACGCGGTGATCAGCGCGCTCTGCGAACGGCTCCCCGGCGGGTTGGTTCAGGAGTTGAGGGAGCAGTTCCCCGAGAGTCTGCGCAAGCTCTTCGAGCGCAGTTGGAAGGACCGGAGCGCGCCCGCGCACAAGTTCGACAAGGACGACTTCTACCTGGACATCGCCGAGCGGCTGCAGATCGAACCCGAGAGCGTCCGCCTCGTGCTCCATGTCGTCTTCGGCTCCATCCACTCCCAGATTACCGAGCGGCTGGCGGAGAAGATCGCCGCCGAGATGCCTCCCAACATCTCCGGTACCTGGGACGCCGCGCGCCGCGACGCGGATCTGCCTCGCTGAGCGCCCGTTGGACATGAAAACCCCGGAGGGCCACGATCGCCCCCCGGGGTTTCCCGTACCTTCCCCCTGACGACTACCGGCCCTGCCCCTCGATGGCGAAGACGAGCGTCACCGTCGCGTTCACCGTCTGCTCCTGCGGCTGGATGGGCGTCGACACGTCCGCGGCTCCGGCCATCGAGGCCATCTCGAAGCGCGCCGCCATCGGGAAGGGGCGCGGCGGCTCCGTCACCGTGCTCGCGTCCAGCACCGGCCCCAGCTTCACGCCCAGCGACGTGGCCAGCACCTGCGCCGACTGCCTCGCCCGCTCCACCGCGTCGCGCAGCGCGTCCCCCTTCACCACCTCCGGCTTGCTCAGCCCGAAGCGCACCGCGTCCACCCGGTTCGCCCCCGCGTTCAAGGCCGTGTCCAGCAGCGGCCCCACCCGCGCCAGCTCGCGCACGTGCACCTCCACCGTGTTGCTCACCCGGTAGCCCTTCAGCTTGGGCGTCGCGTTCGGCTTCGGCTGGGGCTCGTACTCCGGGAACACCGTGTAGTTGCGCGTCTCGATCTCCTTGCGCGGGATGCCGGCCTGCACCAGCGCGGCGATCACCTTGTCCATCTTCCGCGCGTTCTCCTCCGCCGCCGCCTTCGCCGTGGGCGCCAGCGTCTCCATGGCCAGGTCGATGAAGGCCTCGTCCGGCGCGACCTTCACCTCTCCGGTGCCCTCCACCCGGATGGTCCGCGCCAGGGGATTCACCAGCGGCGGCGCCGGAGCCGGTGACGGCTGCCTGGGTTGGGCCAGGGCCACCGGAGCAAGGGTGCTCAGCAGCAGGACGAGCAGCGGGGTTGTACGTACGGCGGGCATCGAAGTGCCTCCTGTGAATGAGGTGTCACGCCTTGAATCTGCTGACGGAGGAGCAGGCGCGGTATTCTCGCCAGCCACAGGGAGATGTCATGCGGACACTGCTGGTGCTGATCGCGCTGCTCGCGGGAGGTTACGCGGGGTATGTGGCGTTCTTCGTCAAGACGCCCTACTCGTCCTACTCGCAGGCCCAGCTTGGCCAGCTCGAGGACGAGTACACCCGGCAGTACCTGTCGGCCGAGGGTGACGAGAGCGAAGCCCTTCGCGTCTCGCTGACGCTCATCCGGGAGGAGCTGGCCCGGCCGCTTCATATGAAGGCGGCGCTCGGTGTGGCGGGACTCTCCCTCCTGGGAGCGCTCGCCCTCACGCTCGTCCGGAGCAGGCGCCGCGCTGACACGGCCCAGGACGCGTACGGCTCGTCCCAGGAGCTCGCGGACCCCTCCTCCACACCGGCCCCGGTGGTCTCTCGCGAGCAGGCCGCGGCGCTCCTCGGGGTCCGCCCGGACGCGCCTCGCGGCGTCATCGAGGCCGCCCTCCAGGCCCAGCTCGCGGAGAGGGACCCATCCCTGCTGCACGGGCTCGATCCGACTCTCCGCCAGCGCGTCCTCCAACAGCGCGAGGTGCTCACCCAGGCGGCGAACCTGTTGCTGGGGCGGCAGGAGCTTCCCTTGTCGGACGGCTCGAGCCGGAGCTGAGCCGAAGCGTGCCGGGTCCGGCGCCTCAGGCCGCCTGGCCCGGCTCCGCGTTGCGCGCCTTGGTCACCCACTCGCGCACCTGCTCGCGCAGCCGCTGGGGATCGAACGGCTTGTCCACCCGCGCGTTCTGCACCGTGTCCATGAAGGCCCTCGCGGCCGGCGTGAAGGCTCCACCGGTGACGAACACCATCCGGCGCGCCACTCCCGGCGCCGTCGCCGTCAGGTCCGCGTGCAGATCCATGCCCGTCAGGTCCGGCATCATCAGGTCGCAGAGGATGACGTCCACCTCCGCGCCCTTCGGCCCCTTGAGCAGCTCCAGCGCCTGACGCGAGCTCGTCACCACCTCCACGTCGTGCTCGCGCGCCAGCGTCCGCCGCAGCGCCGAGCTCACCATCACATCGTCATCGACAATCATTACCCGGCCACGCACGCGCGCACCCTCCTGCTCTTGTTGCATCTGACGCACTCCCTGCTGCTGCTGGGACGAGGACACGGGCGCCGCCGCGGCCCGCAGTGTCACACGAACTACCGTCCCCTTGCCCAGCTCGCTCTCCACGGCGATTTCTCCCCCCATGGCGGTGATGAATCGGTGACACAGGGCCAGTCCCAACCCCGTCCCCACACCCACCGGCTTTGTGGTGAAGAAGGGGTCGAAGATGCGACCCATGACCGCTGGGGGAATCCCACACCCGGTATCGCGCACCTCCGCCACCATCCGCGCCCCGTCCCGCCGCGTCACCAGACGGACCTCGTTGCTCAGCGCATGCCCCTCGGGCAGCGCCTGGGCCGCGTTGATGATGAGGTTGAGGAAGACCTGCGCCAGGCGGGACTCGTTGCCGTCCACCCACCCGGAGTCGCCGTACTCCTTCACCAGCCGGGCCCGGGGCGCCAGCTCGCTGCCGGCCAGCTTGGCGGCCGAGTCCAGCATCGCGTGCAGGTCCACCGGCCCCCGCGCGTCCTCGTCGCCCCGGGAGAACGTCTTCAGGTCCTGGACGATGCGCCGCACCCGATCCGCGCCGTGCCGGGCCTCGCCCAGCACCCGGTCGATGTCCTCGAGCCGCCGGCGGCCCGGAGCGCCCGCGGGCAAATCCCGCCCCAACGCCGCCGACTCCGCGAGGGCGTACTCCAGGTTGGAGACGATATAGGCCAGCGGGTTGTTGATTTCGTGGCCCACGCCCGCCGCCAGCGTGCCCACCGCGGCCATCTTCCCCGCCTGCACCAACTGCGACTGGGCCTGACGCAGGGCGCGCAGGTTCTCGTCCAGCTCGCGGTTGGCCGCGGCGAGCTCGCGCGTACGCTCATCCACGCGCGCCTGCAGCCAACGCTCGCGCCGCTTGAGCCGGCTCATCTGCAACACGTACCCACCCAGGGCCAGCGCCCCCACGCCCAGCGCGCAGAGCGCGTAGAACGCCAGCGTCTCGCGGAAGCGCGGGATGACGCTCAGCTCCACCACGGCCCCGGGCTCCGTCCACACCCCGTCCCGGTTGGCCGCCGTCACCACGAAGCGGTACTCGCCCGGAGACAGGTTCGTATACGAAACGGTGCGCCGATCCTCGGCATCCACCCAGTCCGGGTCGTGGCCCAGCAACCGGTAGCGCAGCGGCAGCCGCGTGGAGTCTCCCAACGAGAGCGCGGTGAAGCGGAACTCCACGTCCCGCTGCCCGGGCTCCAGCACCAGCCTGCCCGAGGGCGGCACCGGCCGGCCCCGCACCCGCACCTCCTCCAGGCGCGGCTCGGCCGCGGGCCAGCGCACCACCATCCGCTCTGGATCCACCGCCACCACGCCGCGCAGCGTGGGGAACCACAACCGCCCGTCGCGCGAGCGCCACCCCGCGGGGAACAGGCCCCCGTTGCACTCGGAGCTGCGCATGCCGTCGCGCCGGTCGAAGAAGACGGGCCGCACCGTGGGGCGCAGACCCTCGGCCACCTCCTCCAGCTCGCGCCGGGACACCCGGGAGATGCCGCGGTTGCTGCTCATCCACAGGAAGCCCTCCGAGTCCTCGAGCACGCGCAGGACGAAGTCCTCGTAGAGCCCCTGCGCGGTGGTGAAGCGGGTGAAGCGCCCGCCGCGCAACAGGGTGAGGCCCGAGCCCGAGGCCACCCACAGGCCTCCCCGAGGATCCGCGTACAGGTCCAACACACGGTTGCCCGTCAGCCCGTCCGCCGAGGTGTAGCGGGTGAAGGTGTCGCCCGACAGCCGGTACAACCCCCCGAAGGCGCCGAACCAGAGCGTCCCCTCGGAGTCCTCGGCCATGGTGACGACGGGCAGCGCCGCGCCCGACGGGGCGCCCTGCTCCGCGCCGAAGTGCGTGAAGGTGCCCTGGCGCAACCGGCTCAGGCCCGTGCCGGTGCCGAACCACACGTCCCCGCGCGAGTCCGCGAAGATGGAGTAGATCAACTCGTCCGGCAGTCCCTGCTCGCGACCTACCCGGGAGAAGCCCCGGCCGTCGAAGAGGAAGGCGCCCCCGGTGGTGCCCACCCACAAGCGGCCCTCCCGGTCCTCGCAGAGGGAACGGACGTTCGCGTGGGGCAACCCCTGCTCCGGGCCGAAGTGGGTGGACACCCCGTCCTTCAGGCGCGTCACCCCGCCCGCGAAGGACCCCACCCACACCGCCCCCTGACGATCCTCCAGCACCACCGAGGTCAGCTCGTCCTGGATGCCCTCGGGCTGGCCGAAGGTGACGAAGGGCGCGTCCCGCAACCGGCTGAGCCCTCCCATCATCGTCCCCACCCAGAGGGAGCCCTCGCGATCCTCCAACAGGGAGAGCACCGCCGAGTTGGAGAAGCCCTGCTTCGGACCGAGCACCGAGAAGGTGCCCCCCGACAGGCGCGCCAGCCCGCCCGTGTCGGTGCCCACCCACAGGTTGCCGTCCCGGTCCTCCGCCAGGGCCATCACCTTGTCGTCCGGCAGCCCGTCGCGCGTGGTGAAGAGCCGGGCCTGCCCCTCGCGAAGGCGCACGAGCCCCGCGTCCGTCCCCATCCACATCGAGCCATCATGGCCCTCGAGCAGCGCCCGCACCGTCGCCCGGGCCGCGGCTCCCGGCAGACGCACCGGCTCCACCCGCTCCCCGGACAGCCGCACCAGTCCCTTCCCCGTGCCCACCCACAGCACCCCGTCATGATCCACCCGCAGCGCGTACACCCACTCGGAGGGCAACCCCTCCGCGGTGCCGTAGCGCCGCGCCTGGCCCTCGCGCACGTGGAAGAGCCCCTCCTGCGCACCTACCCACAGGCCCCCGTCCAAGGCGCGCACCAGCGCGGACACCTCCACCTCGCCCGGTCCCGCCGGAGCCATGCGCTGGAAGCGGCCCTCCCGGTACGAGAGCAGTCCCCGCCCCGTTCCCACCCACAACGTGCCGGACGCGTCCTCGACGAGGGCGCGGATGACCTCGTCGCGCAGCTCGGGCGTGTTGCGCCTGTCGTAGACGGTGAAGTGCACGCCGTCGAACCGGGCCAGGCCCTCCCACGTGGCCACCCACAGGTAGCCGTCACGCGTCTGCGCGAGCGCGAAGCCG contains:
- a CDS encoding diacylglycerol/lipid kinase family protein; this encodes MNIAVMVNLRARRGSERVGGMVQRIFPRARLALTRSLDEARTWISEQLRPNPPTLLLAGGGDGTITGLLNELRAQGLALPAIGVLPLGTGNAWARVTGAPKPVDALRQLAACGERLPPLRLFSLVRVENKVAPFAGTGWDAETLQDFKDHISRFPAGPLREANGGLRGYMGALFTRTIPRHTFGRGAPRVKVYNLGAPALTVDGRGTVVPLPGGETGALLYDGPVGVAGAATTPEWGFGFKAFPFAQAVPHRLSVRVYGAGVLEATRNMFKLWRGAHPLPRMHDFLVERLRMDFDREVPFQMGGDIMGLRRSLEFSLAEESVQLVDWRQLKRLVANA
- a CDS encoding two-component regulator propeller domain-containing protein, producing MRRDGVHGLLGLVMTVLMGLGGPALALDPARRVTQYSHDTWKDEDGLPQNTGFALAQTRDGYLWVATWEGLARFDGVHFTVYDRRNTPELRDEVIRALVEDASGTLWVGTGRGLLSYREGRFQRMAPAGPGEVEVSALVRALDGGLWVGAQEGLFHVREGQARRYGTAEGLPSEWVYALRVDHDGVLWVGTGKGLVRLSGERVEPVRLPGAAARATVRALLEGHDGSMWMGTDAGLVRLREGQARLFTTRDGLPDDKVMALAEDRDGNLWVGTDTGGLARLSGGTFSVLGPKQGFSNSAVLSLLEDREGSLWVGTMMGGLSRLRDAPFVTFGQPEGIQDELTSVVLEDRQGAVWVGSFAGGVTRLKDGVSTHFGPEQGLPHANVRSLCEDREGRLWVGTTGGAFLFDGRGFSRVGREQGLPDELIYSIFADSRGDVWFGTGTGLSRLRQGTFTHFGAEQGAPSGAALPVVTMAEDSEGTLWFGAFGGLYRLSGDTFTRYTSADGLTGNRVLDLYADPRGGLWVASGSGLTLLRGGRFTRFTTAQGLYEDFVLRVLEDSEGFLWMSSNRGISRVSRRELEEVAEGLRPTVRPVFFDRRDGMRSSECNGGLFPAGWRSRDGRLWFPTLRGVVAVDPERMVVRWPAAEPRLEEVRVRGRPVPPSGRLVLEPGQRDVEFRFTALSLGDSTRLPLRYRLLGHDPDWVDAEDRRTVSYTNLSPGEYRFVVTAANRDGVWTEPGAVVELSVIPRFRETLAFYALCALGVGALALGGYVLQMSRLKRRERWLQARVDERTRELAAANRELDENLRALRQAQSQLVQAGKMAAVGTLAAGVGHEINNPLAYIVSNLEYALAESAALGRDLPAGAPGRRRLEDIDRVLGEARHGADRVRRIVQDLKTFSRGDEDARGPVDLHAMLDSAAKLAGSELAPRARLVKEYGDSGWVDGNESRLAQVFLNLIINAAQALPEGHALSNEVRLVTRRDGARMVAEVRDTGCGIPPAVMGRIFDPFFTTKPVGVGTGLGLALCHRFITAMGGEIAVESELGKGTVVRVTLRAAAAPVSSSQQQQGVRQMQQEQEGARVRGRVMIVDDDVMVSSALRRTLAREHDVEVVTSSRQALELLKGPKGAEVDVILCDLMMPDLTGMDLHADLTATAPGVARRMVFVTGGAFTPAARAFMDTVQNARVDKPFDPQRLREQVREWVTKARNAEPGQAA
- a CDS encoding IgA Peptidase M64, which translates into the protein MNVLLALLLAASATSAPAPRTFRVDYFHTGNATEERFSLDRLVVEPLPWPGSPSRAIDETNLGKYLFEVRDRDTNRLLYSRGFASIYGEWETTPEAREVNRTFHESLRFPTPEKPVQVILKKRAKDNSFREVWSLTVDPKDMFVDPSEPASPGALVKLLDNGPPADKVDFLILGDGYTEKERARFEKDARRLVDILFTFSPFKERKQDFNVWGLMPAARQSGISRPSTGIHRDSPVGATYDAFGSERYVLTFENRRFRDIAAFAPYEFVEILVNGNTYGGGGIFGLYSTVAADNLWSPYVFVHEFGHHFAGLADEYYTSESAYAPAEERVEPWEKNVTALKDPSTLKWKDLVAASTPLPTPWKKEEYEAHAREVQKERRRIRAERRPESEMDALFTAQRDWEERFLGKQQYSGKVGAFEGAMYEARGYYRPQLDCVMFTRDRVPFCAVCQRAISEVIDLYAGKGAKATKKATKKAP
- a CDS encoding PEGA domain-containing protein yields the protein MTFLKNSSSLVVVLALALGHMAEAAPRRMVVASGDCKDAELSSQTKALYDTLVARPGEKVLTVTDFAERLFPQPSGSFEDIKRQLEAAQGQFYEARYTRVAPALDEVLRQVARLPVGGARWKLYVDALLLQAVNYRAMGRVKESDEAFRGVLRLDAQYELDPDYYTPSTRQAFDKLRREMARVKKVRLSVKSTLPASEVFLDGRSMGQTPLTMEVHAGTYELTVKKGEAVSFPRQLLVQGEEMPMLVDLAYEGSISANPFPCLASSSEEGEQVLSRAIRLGGTIPGVEEVIVVKLEGANGGPKWLAATVLNVEGGQKLREGGFKTRGLDAPAESLNALVDFVTTGKAQPSLVVAQANIQPPWEAPSAEQAALTEVTEKSGSVRPLRVVSYVTLGAGVAALAGTGILRLAIQQDMQALEKGNHLNANGNVSAGDRAGREIVNRMAGKVRIHNGLLIGSGAALATGLVLFLLSPSEAPPPVAVGVVAGPDGAGASLSGTF
- a CDS encoding SIMPL domain-containing protein gives rise to the protein MPAVRTTPLLVLLLSTLAPVALAQPRQPSPAPAPPLVNPLARTIRVEGTGEVKVAPDEAFIDLAMETLAPTAKAAAEENARKMDKVIAALVQAGIPRKEIETRNYTVFPEYEPQPKPNATPKLKGYRVSNTVEVHVRELARVGPLLDTALNAGANRVDAVRFGLSKPEVVKGDALRDAVERARQSAQVLATSLGVKLGPVLDASTVTEPPRPFPMAARFEMASMAGAADVSTPIQPQEQTVNATVTLVFAIEGQGR
- a CDS encoding DUF2267 domain-containing protein; protein product: MAMMHNQETESWSGEGVGTSAESFLARINREVPEYSPTEAADAVISALCERLPGGLVQELREQFPESLRKLFERSWKDRSAPAHKFDKDDFYLDIAERLQIEPESVRLVLHVVFGSIHSQITERLAEKIAAEMPPNISGTWDAARRDADLPR